In one window of Henckelia pumila isolate YLH828 chromosome 1, ASM3356847v2, whole genome shotgun sequence DNA:
- the LOC140883028 gene encoding inositol-tetrakisphosphate 1-kinase 3-like, with amino-acid sequence MGMIGEIACAEGGGVEGEGAVEEQKMQRKYTASAVPALNAAVVVGYALTSKKIKSFLQPKLERLARKKGILFVAIDPSRPLSDQGPFDVVLHKLSGKEWQHILEDYRLAHPEVTVLDPPDAIQHVHNRQSMLQDVADLNLSDPYGTVSVPKQLVIKKDPSSIPDAVNKAGLRLPIVAKPLVAKSHELSLAYDESSLQKLVPPLVLQEFINHGGVLFKVYVVGEAIKVVRRFSLPDVSKCELSKNFGVYHFPRVSCAAASADEADLDPGVAELPPGPLLERLARELRRRLGLHLFNLDIIREHGTQDSYYVIDINYFPGYGKMPEYEHIFTDFLLNLVRRK; translated from the exons ATGGGAATGATTGGTGAGATTGCGTGTGCTGAAGGAGGAGGGGTAGAGGGTGAAGGAGCGGTGGAGGAACAGAAAATGCAGAGGAAGTATACGGCGTCGGCGGTGCCGGCATTGAATGCGGCGGTGGTGGTGGGTTATGCTCTTACATCTAAGAAAATTAAGAGTTTTTTGCAGCCCAAGCTTGAACGCTTAGCAAG GAAGAAGGGAATCCTATTTGTGGCTATTGACCCAAGTAGACCCCTATCGGATCAAGGTCCTTTCGATGTTGTCTTGCATAAA TTATCAGGAAAGGAATGGCAGCACATTCTTGAG GATTACAGGCTTGCACATCCAGAGGTAACTGTTCTTGATCCTCCTGATGCCATCCAGCACGTTCACAATCGTCAGTCCATGCTTCAAGATGTTGCTGACCTGAATCTTTCAGACCCCTATG GAACAGTCAGTGTCCCTAAACAGTTAGTTATCAAGAAGGATCCATCATCCATTCCAGATGCAGTGAACAAGGCTGGTTTAAGGTTGCCTATCG TGGCAAAGCCTTTGGTTGCAAAGTCACATGAGCTGTCTCTTGCCTATGATGAGAGCTCCCTCCAGAAGCTGGTGCCACCGCTTGTTTTGCAGGAATTTATTAATCATG GTGGTGTACTCTTCAAAGTTTATGTTGTCGGTGAAGCTATAAAAGTTGTTAGACGTTTCTCCTTGCCTGATGTCAGTAAGTGTGAATTGTCGAAGAATTTCGGTGTCTATCACTTTCCAAGGGTATCTTGTGCTGCTGCATCTGCTGATGAAGCAGACTTAGACCCTGGTGTTGCGG AGCTTCCACCAGGCCCATTACTGGAGAGACTAGCCCGGGAGCTACGTCGCCGGCTG GGTCTTCACCTGTTCAACTTGGATATAATTCGAGAACATGGAACTCAAGACAGCTATTATGTGATCGACATCAACTATTTTCCAG GATATGGGAAAATGCCCGAATACGAGCATATATTTACGGATTTTCTTCTGAACTTGGTGAGAAGAAAATAG